The DNA region AGGTACCAGCTTCTGAAATTGGGGAATTGTTGATGGCGGCTTTACCAGATATTGATGAAGTGGCTTATATTCGTTATGCTAGCGTATACAGACAATTTGAGGATCCGACTGTTTTCCTAAGAGAAATCGAACGGTTAAGAGGGCGGAATGACCAGGGTGAAGGCGATGCGAAACCTGAAGAATCGAACCAAGATCATGTAGAAGACTAAATATTTCATAGAAGGGAGGGTAATGCCAGTGACATACCCATGGCAAAATTTAGATCCAAAAGGGCTTGTTCAAATTACCCAACCCCACTGGATTTCAGATATTGACCAGCAAGTCCTACTTCATTTATACCAACCCATTATTGGCGGCACTGCTTACGCCTTTTACCAGACTTTATATGCCAATATTCAACTGTCTGACTTTGCCTCAATCCCTTTGCGCCACTTCGATTTGATGGAACAAATGGTGGCTGGTAAGGAGCAATACGTGAAGGCCAGACGGCAACTTGAAGCAATTGGCTTATTACAAGTTTTTGAAAAAAGTAGTCATCAAAATCAAGATGATGTGACGACGATTTATCAATTGCAAGCACCTTTGGATTCTAAGCACATTTTCTCTGACCCGATTATGTCTAGTCTTTTAATGGGCCGGTTGGGTCAAGACCGCTATCAATTGATGCTAGACAAGTTTTCAATCAAAATGCCAGTAGACTTGAAATCAGGAGATTGGACGGAAGTGACCGCTACTTTCCAAGATGTCTACCGATTACCAAGTCAATACTATCCCATTTCGGATGAGATTGAGGATAAGTTGGTAGCTAAAAATAGTCAAACTAAGGCAACTACAATCACTAGTTCAACCTTAGATATGAACGCCTTAAAAGAGTTGCTGCAATCGTCATTCATCTCTGAAAAAGCTATTACAGCTGAAGTGAACGAGATGTTTGTATCCTTACATCAACTCTATGGTTTTGATGAGGTGGACTTGAAAGAATTGGCCTTATCAGCGACTGATTTAAGGACCAATACGATTGACGTACGCAAGTTGC from Aerococcus urinaeequi includes:
- a CDS encoding DnaD domain protein; translation: MPVTYPWQNLDPKGLVQITQPHWISDIDQQVLLHLYQPIIGGTAYAFYQTLYANIQLSDFASIPLRHFDLMEQMVAGKEQYVKARRQLEAIGLLQVFEKSSHQNQDDVTTIYQLQAPLDSKHIFSDPIMSSLLMGRLGQDRYQLMLDKFSIKMPVDLKSGDWTEVTATFQDVYRLPSQYYPISDEIEDKLVAKNSQTKATTITSSTLDMNALKELLQSSFISEKAITAEVNEMFVSLHQLYGFDEVDLKELALSATDLRTNTIDVRKLQRLALDKSSSQTGISNVQPAKASTQGTSSGLTDRITVSEARGRQQADQADQHWLGKGLSKEELSFSKLARSYPPIAFAKSIKEQKGGYLTKSEGNAITELIQLEVIQPATLNVMVQFCLIELEQNRLTRSYLESVADDWRQNKVVEPEEAMLYLKQRKQKSAENYEKRQKNRMAKGRYQTQKQSVKPKWLDPDSRQDKYQKPVVAPKTGDQEGPKQDTAVKQENKASLSAQEAEIQQLLHSLNQKEGE